A section of the Agromyces aurantiacus genome encodes:
- a CDS encoding ABC transporter substrate-binding protein — MASASTLRRRGLVLAAGFSAAALALAGCSAGGGDEGSSGGGTLTIGTTDKVTTLDPAGSYDNGSFAVMNQVFPFLMNTPYGSSDVEPDIAESAEFTSPTEYTVKLKDGLKFTNGNDLTASDVKFTFDRQLAIADDNGPSSLLYNLDSVEAVDDTTVVFKLKSENDQIFPQILSSPAGPIVDEEVFSPDSLTSDDDIVAGNAFAGQYAITSYDFNNLVAYKANPDYQGILGAPKTDTVNVKYYADASNMKLDVQEGNIDVAFRSLSATDIDDLRGNDKVKVVEGPGGEIRYIVFNFNTQPYGASTPEADPAKALAVRQAVADLIDREEIASQVYKDTYTPLYSFVPDGLTGAIQPLKELYGDGNGGPDADKAAKALEDAGVQTPVELNLQYSNDHYGPSSGDEYALIKDQLEASGLFTVNLQTTEWVQYSKDRTADVYPAYQLGWFPDYSDADNYLTPFFLTENFLGNHYENQEVNDLILEQSVTADADARTALIEEIQQKVAADLSTVPYLQGAQVAVVGSDVSGTEDTLDASFKFRYGALSKG; from the coding sequence ATGGCATCCGCATCCACGCTCCGCAGGCGGGGCCTCGTGCTCGCTGCGGGCTTCTCCGCCGCCGCACTCGCCCTCGCCGGCTGCTCCGCCGGCGGTGGCGACGAGGGTTCCTCCGGCGGCGGAACGCTCACCATCGGCACCACCGACAAGGTCACCACGCTCGACCCGGCCGGGTCGTACGACAACGGGTCCTTCGCGGTGATGAACCAGGTGTTCCCGTTCCTCATGAACACGCCGTACGGTTCCTCCGACGTCGAGCCCGACATCGCCGAGTCGGCCGAGTTCACCTCGCCGACCGAGTACACGGTGAAGCTCAAGGACGGCCTGAAGTTCACCAACGGCAACGACCTCACGGCCTCCGACGTCAAGTTCACGTTCGACCGCCAGCTCGCGATCGCCGACGACAACGGCCCCTCGTCGCTGCTCTACAACCTCGACTCGGTCGAGGCCGTCGACGACACGACGGTCGTGTTCAAGCTCAAGAGCGAGAACGACCAGATCTTCCCCCAGATCCTCTCGAGCCCGGCCGGCCCGATCGTCGACGAGGAGGTCTTCTCGCCCGACTCGCTGACCTCCGACGACGACATCGTCGCGGGCAACGCGTTCGCGGGCCAGTACGCCATCACGAGCTACGACTTCAACAACCTCGTGGCGTACAAGGCGAACCCCGACTACCAGGGCATCCTCGGTGCGCCGAAGACCGACACGGTCAACGTCAAGTACTACGCCGACGCGTCGAACATGAAGCTCGACGTCCAGGAGGGCAACATCGACGTCGCGTTCCGGAGCCTCTCCGCGACCGACATCGACGACCTCCGCGGCAACGACAAGGTCAAGGTCGTCGAGGGCCCCGGCGGTGAGATCCGCTACATCGTGTTCAACTTCAACACGCAGCCGTACGGCGCCTCCACGCCCGAGGCCGACCCGGCCAAGGCCCTCGCGGTGCGCCAGGCGGTCGCCGACCTGATCGACCGCGAGGAGATCGCGTCGCAGGTCTACAAGGACACCTACACCCCGCTGTACTCGTTCGTGCCCGACGGCCTGACCGGCGCCATCCAGCCCCTCAAGGAGCTGTACGGCGACGGCAACGGCGGCCCCGACGCCGACAAGGCCGCCAAGGCGCTCGAGGATGCCGGCGTGCAGACGCCGGTCGAGCTGAACCTGCAGTACTCGAACGACCACTACGGTCCGTCCTCGGGCGACGAGTACGCGCTGATCAAGGACCAGCTCGAGGCCTCGGGCCTGTTCACGGTGAACCTGCAGACCACCGAGTGGGTGCAGTACTCGAAGGACCGCACCGCCGACGTCTACCCCGCGTACCAGCTCGGCTGGTTCCCGGACTACTCGGACGCCGACAACTACCTGACGCCGTTCTTCCTCACCGAGAACTTCCTCGGCAACCACTACGAGAACCAGGAGGTCAACGACCTCATCCTCGAGCAGTCGGTCACCGCCGACGCGGACGCCCGCACGGCGCTCATCGAGGAGATCCAGCAGAAGGTCGCCGCCGACCTGTCGACGGTGCCCTACCTGCAGGGTGCCCAGGTCGCGGTCGTCGGATCGGACGTCTCGGGGACCGAGGACACGCTCGACGCGTCGTTCAAGTTCCGCTACGGAGCGCTCTCGAAGGGCTGA
- a CDS encoding ABC transporter permease, whose product MSTVDTTALAEGAPQPGRPKPKAQGGGLGRYLLIRFLLIFPTVFILVTVVFIAVRATGDPITAALGDRLTAEQLAERISAAGYDRPIIVQYLEYLGQIFTGDFGTTISDNRPVIEVLLTYGGATLELASYSLLVAFVVGIPLGLAAAYFRDRGQDAVLRVFAILCYATPVFFAGMLLKLVFSVWLGWLPVAGRASTGAELQMQTLPNPTGLYTVDAIRTGDPAVLGDVLAHAVLPSIALGLLTAGVFLRLVRTNVIGTLATDYVDAARSRGVSEYRLLRRHAYRPALIPIITVIGLQIALLLAGAVLTETTFEWKGLGFQLAEYLQARDFVAVQGIVALLAVIVALTNFVVDVLAALIDPRVRY is encoded by the coding sequence ATGAGCACTGTTGACACCACGGCCCTCGCGGAGGGCGCCCCGCAGCCAGGACGGCCCAAACCCAAGGCCCAAGGCGGAGGACTCGGTCGGTACCTGCTGATCCGCTTCCTGCTGATCTTCCCGACCGTCTTCATCCTCGTGACCGTGGTGTTCATCGCGGTCCGCGCGACCGGCGACCCGATCACCGCCGCGCTCGGCGACCGGCTCACCGCCGAGCAGCTCGCCGAACGCATCTCGGCAGCCGGGTACGACCGCCCGATCATCGTCCAGTACCTCGAGTACCTCGGACAGATCTTCACCGGCGACTTCGGCACGACCATCAGCGACAACCGACCCGTGATCGAGGTGCTGCTGACCTACGGCGGCGCGACGCTCGAGCTCGCGTCCTACTCGCTGCTCGTCGCCTTCGTCGTCGGCATCCCGCTCGGCCTCGCCGCCGCGTATTTCCGCGACCGCGGACAGGACGCCGTGCTGCGCGTCTTCGCGATCCTCTGCTACGCCACGCCGGTGTTCTTCGCGGGCATGCTGCTGAAGCTCGTCTTCTCGGTGTGGCTCGGCTGGCTGCCGGTCGCGGGTCGTGCCTCCACCGGCGCGGAGCTGCAGATGCAGACGCTGCCCAACCCGACCGGGCTCTACACGGTCGATGCCATCCGGACCGGCGACCCCGCCGTGCTCGGCGACGTGCTCGCGCACGCCGTGCTGCCCTCGATCGCGCTCGGCCTGCTCACGGCGGGCGTGTTCCTCCGGCTCGTGCGCACGAACGTGATCGGCACGCTCGCCACCGACTACGTCGACGCGGCACGCTCGCGCGGCGTGAGCGAGTACCGGCTGCTCCGTCGTCACGCGTACCGTCCCGCGCTCATCCCGATCATCACGGTCATCGGCCTGCAGATCGCGCTGCTGCTCGCGGGTGCGGTGCTCACCGAGACCACGTTCGAATGGAAGGGACTCGGCTTCCAGCTCGCCGAGTACCTCCAGGCCCGCGACTTCGTCGCCGTGCAGGGCATCGTGGCCCTCCTCGCGGTGATCGTCGCGCTGACCAACTTCGTCGTCGACGTGCTCGCGGCGCTCATCGACCCGAGGGTGAGGTACTGA